The following DNA comes from Desulfitibacter alkalitolerans DSM 16504.
AAACAGGTAAAGTTAACTCTGCTGCCTCCTAACAATACGTCATACTTGGGATCACGACCTGCAAGAAGTACAGTCCTTGGAGCACTTCTAATGGCATCCTCCACCATCCATCCCGGAATTTTTACTAACTTTTCGGATCTAATTACCTTTGCACCTGCGTCCTCAAATATATTTAGAGCTTCCTCCATATAAACCTTTACTCCAGTTTTTTCCAATACCTCAAGGGTGGCCAGGTGTATTGCTCTCAATTCATCTTCGGTGTACATGTCCAGACTAAAACCCTGCTTTACAGTATAACTAGATTGCATGCTTCTTATTGTCATAACTTCCTCTCCTTTCTATACTGATTAGTTTTTTACATTAACATTTAAGGTCAAACCACCTTTTGATTTAAACTTATTTCTACTTCTGTATGGTTTTCTCACCTCCAAAAAGTAATAGATCAACCTGCTCTATATAACCTTTTCTTTAAAACTGAAGCTGCTTCACCTGCATCATAGGCATAAATATCAGCTCCAATGCCCATGGCAAATCTTTCTGTTATAGGGACACCGCCAACCATTACCAGAACTTTTCTTCTAATGCCAGCTCTGTCCAAAGCAACTATAACGTCCTTGAGTCCCACCATGGTGGATGTTAGCAGGGTTGATATGCCAATTACATGGGGTTTAAAGTCCATGCTGGCTCTAATAAATTCTTCTTCTGATACGTCTTTACCAAGGTCTTTTACCTCAAAGCCCTCTCTTTCCAGGGTAACCTTAACCAGATTCTTGCCAATATCATGCAGGTCTCCCTTAATAGTTCCAATTAAAACCCTACCAGTAGGTTTGGTCTTGTTTGCCAACAGATAAGGCTCTAGAACCTTCATTCCAGCATTCATTGCTCTTGTAGCAAGGAGAATTTCGGGGACATATATCTCATTTTTTTTGTATTTGTCTCCAACAATATTTATGGCGGTTAGCAGGCCATTTTTCAGTATTTCCTCTGGAGGAAGACCTATTTCCAGGGCTGTTTCAATGTCCTTCATAATTCTACCTGCATCACCTTTTGTTAAACTAAGTATTATATTGTTTATTATTTCCATCTAAAGTTCACCCCCAGCCCTTGGGCTTAGCTAATATTTTTATTTATTTTCTTTATTTAAAATTGTATGAAAACTGTGAAAATTAATCTTGTACTTTTTTTTGGTCTTTTGTACTTTCTTTGTTTATTTTGTTTTTCATAAATTACAGACATATTCATATTTGCTTTCATTGCAAAAATAATATCTAGCTAACATGCATGCATTTTTATAATATATAATTATATAATTCGCTTTATATGGTATATTTACACCTCATTTCTATAAAAATTTGGGGTTTTGCGCTAGAATTTGAATAAGAAACAGGAGGAATTACCCTCCTTGGGTATCCTCCTTGTATCTTTCTTTTTGTTTATAAAATCCCCCTGATACCGTCCACTAGATGCACCTGCACCTAAGTTTTAAGTCCTGGGCTTTATTATTTTTATCAAAAGAGATGTTACCAGCATACACCTTCGATATATTAGGGTATTAATTAATTTTGCTTGGGATTAGGATTACTCAACACTTTCCACGATTCTTCTAAGTTCATTTTTAACGCTAGCTTCTAGTGGCTCTGGTTTGTGGGTGTTAAGCAGTTCTTTGGCCATTTCTGAAGCCTTTGTAGCTGTATCCTTACTGCCTTCAAGCTCCCAGTTGTTTCTCATTCTTCTATCAAATACCCTAGCCCTTGACTGCTCTATTTTCATAAAGTCCATGGTATGCTTTTGTATTAAGAAGTCATTACCTGGGCCTACTGCCTTTATTACATCTACGGCTAGAGTAGCGTCATTAACGTCTACACCCTGAATAACCCTCTTAACCATTCTAGCTATTTCAGCGTCTATCATTAGCTGGGTATAGCTAAATGTAACCCCTAGATCCAACATTCCCAGACCATAAATCAAGTTAACTCCGCCCATTGCTGGTAATAAGGCGGTTATAGTTTTTTCATATGCTGCCTGAGCATCAGGTAGTTTGCTGTCAGCCTATCCACCTGCTGTATAGCTTGGCAGGTTATAGAACTGTGCTAAATTACCAACACCAGCATTAATCATTCCAAGTTCTGGTGAGCCAACTGGTGCAGTTGCAAACTGCATGTCAAAGGTTGTTGTCGAACTACCATAAATACATGGTGCACCTTTGTTTACTAACTGAGCTAGTACAATACCACTTAATACTTCTGCGTTATGGCTTACTAGTGTACCAGCAATTGTTATTGGTGAGGATGCTCCTGCCAAAGCCATAGACAGAACATTTACTGGAACCTCTGCCTTAGCACACTCCATGATAATTTCACAGTTCTCATCTCCAAGCTGTAATGGACTTGTTGGACATGTAAGAACTGAAAGAATTGGCCTTTCACGTAATTTATCCATTCCACCTACTATGGCGGCTCCCATTTCAAAGAATTTTTTTGCATGCTCACCACAGGTTAGATCTATATGATGGCAGTGTTTAGTTGTATTGCTAAGGAAGGCTTCTGCGGCATGAAGGTCTGATGACTTAGCTGGGACATCCCTTGGCACTATAGCCTGGGAATAGACCTCAACCTCAGGTAATCCATCAACAAATAAAGCTGAGTTTGCAAGATCCTGTTTGGTTGTTTCTCTTAACTTTCCTGTATCAAGATCTACAATTTTAACACCAGCACCAAAGTTTGTAAAATTAACCCTGCTGCCACCTAAAACCGTATCCCATTTAGGATCACGACCATAAAGGATTACTGTACTTGGAGCACTTCTAATGGCATCCTCCACCATCCATCCTGGAATTTTCACAATTTTATCAGATCTGTTGACTTTAGCGCCTGCATTTTCAAAAATATCCAATGCTTCTTTTAGGAAAACCCTGACTCCACACTTTTCTAAAACCTCCAATGTGGCTATATGGATTGCCTGCAATTCATCCTGTGAATACATACTTACACTAAATCCTTTTTTTGACACGTAAGTAGCCTGATTACTTCTAATTGTCACATAATCATCTCCCATATTATACTATAAGTTAACCATAATTACTGTCAGAATCAGCCTATTTATTCAGCTTTATTATCTTTATTATCTTTTACTTAATTAACCATGTTAAACTTATTCTTCAATAGTGATACAGCATCGCCAGCATCATGGGCAAAAATGTCTGCTCCAATCCTCATGGCAAACCTCTCTGTAACTGGAACTCCGCCTACCATAACCAGCACGTTTTTTCTAATATCTGCTTCATCCAGGGCATTAATAACATCCCTGATTCCTCCCATGGTGGACGTCAGTAAAGTTGAAATGCCAATTACATGGGGTTTAAACTCATTGTATGCCATTACAAATTGCTCCTCAGATACATCCTTACCAAGATCTCTTACTTCAAAACCCTCCCTTTCAAGAGTAACCTTAACCAGGTTCTTGCCAATGTCATGGAGGTCCCCTTTTATAGTTCCAATAAGCACCCTGCCGCAAACTTCACTGCCTCTAGCTGCAACCAGATACGGCTTTAGCACCTCCATTCCTGCATTCATGGCTCTTGTTGCCAGAAGAACATCCGGGACAAATATTTTGTTTTGTTTAAATTTTTGACCAACCTCGTCAATTGCTGTCAGCAGGCCTTCATTTAAAATGTCAATTGGATCCTCATCTAACTCAAGTGCAGCTGCAACGTATTTCATGGTTTTATCTGCGTCACCATTTTGAAGTGCTTCTTGAATAGTTGCAAAAATATCCATTATAGCAATTCACCTCCGGAGGAATTACTATTCTGTAATTTAAATTTTATGACAAAATAAACAATAATTCTTGTATATATTTTAGCTGCTTAGTAAAATCTTTGATTCTTAGGAGATATTTTTCTAAGTTTACCTGGGGAAACCCCCTCAACTTTCTTAAACATCTTAGTAAAATAGCTTTGATCATTGAAGCCTACCAGCTGGGCAATATCCACCAGGGAGAAGTTGCTTTGGCTTAAAAGCTGCTTACTGCCTTCAACCCTGACCCTGTTTAGATAATCGGTATAGCTCTCGCCAGTTTCATTTTTAAAGAGTTTGCTAAAATATGAAGCATTAAGACCAACCTCATTGGAAACATCCTCCAGAGCAATGCCCTTATTAAAATTATTTCGTATGAAATTCATTGCTCTAAAAATCACATCCCTGTTTTTTACATTCTTCAGGGAAAATGGACACTCTACAAAGGTATCTAAAACTTTAGTTAAGCAAAGATTTAGCTCATTTATGTCACTTGCAACCTTGAGATATCCCAGGTGCATATATTCTAGACCAAAGATAACCTCAAGATCGGCACCCTCTTCAATAACTGCCCGTGCCAGCACCACAGTCAATTCAATTGCTTTTAACTTAACCAGTTCAAATCTACTTGCACTTTGAAAATAGCTAAAACTGATAATATCATCTAGGACCTCCATGGCTCCCTCCTTATCTCCTAATTTAACCTTTGAAATTAGTTCTCTCTCTTTTTCAAATAGGTATAGCTTTTCATTATCCTCCTGGAAGGAAGAAGGATAGTCCTCCTTTATTGCTGTGATTTTTTCTGAAATCCGCTCATTTATTTTATTTATTTCTCTTCTTTTGACTAACTCTGTAATTTCCTGGGACATTAAACCCTTTGCCAGCATAAAAAGAGAATCTGCAAGATATTTAACCCTTTTGGGTTCAACCACCTCAATGCCCTTTAACTGGTCCTTGATCTCATCTTTCATGGTCTTTAGTAATGGGTTTTGGTTAATAATTTCCATAATCAGCAGGTCGTCTACCTGGTGCATAAGAACTGGACCACCCGTTATAAAGCATGCCATCTTGTCCCCGGAAAAAATTGGTACAGCCCAGTTAACTAAACCATATGGACAAAAATAAATATAGGGTTCCCCTAGCTTCTCACACTGCAAGCCTCCATAAACATAAGACTGCCTGCATTTTTTTAATCCATGATCCTGGCATTGAACCGTTTCACAAAAGGACGATCTGTTTCTTGACCCCCGGGTAAAATAAAATTTCTCCCCATCTATACTGAAGGCTTTACTGCTGACACCTGTTGCAATGGTGTAGGTGTCAAGTATTTTTACTAATTCTGGTCTGCCCTTAAAACTATCCAACACCATCTCTCCCTTTAGGTGGTTTCGTTGATCTGTATACACTCAGTCAATGAATTGGAAAGCATCATATTATCCATATACTTAAGTATTTCTATAAAAAATATAAAAATCCTATTAGCCTTAAAATTTTCCTTATCATTCAGGTTTTACCTTTTGTATTAGGAAACAATTTAAGGTAGTCTCTAATTTAAAGAAACTACCTTAGATAAATAGAAAGCTTAAACCACCTTGGGGAGTATTTATGGCTTGATTGCGGCCTTTATACGGGGTGCAATAAGGGCAACACCAATTACCTTTAATATATCTCCTGGCAGATACAATGTTGCCATGGCCATAAAGCTTTGCAGCATTGTTACCTCAATGCCCAGGACTTTATTTAAGATTATATTCATGTAAGGAACACCGATTATATAAAGAATAATAACTCCTATGATGCAAACAACTAGGGTTTTGGAAGAACTGAGTTTTTCATCACCTGACAGGAAGTATCCTACAAAAAAGCTTACAAATACAAACCCAATAATAAAGCCAAAACTTGGATGAAATACATACCCCAGGCCCCCACCCTCGGCAAATATTGGCAGGCCCACAAGCCCCAGGGTCAGGTACACTATTTGACTCAATGCACCCAGTCTTGGACCTAGAAGAATGCCTGCCAAAAACACAAAAAACACCTGTAGGGTAATTGGCAAATATGGTATAGGTATCTTAATAAATGCACCAACCGCTGTTAAAGAAGCAAACATGGCAACTAACGTAATTTTATACACATTCATGACTAATTTTCCTCTCCTCTCACACTCATATGATTGTTAACCCTTATTTTTAAGTGGTTAACTACAGCTTTAAAAAAATTTATTTTCCTTTCAGGCTAACTTCTCCACCATAAAAGGATATTTCCTGGTTATTAATTTTTAAAATAAGAGCACCATCCCTGCCTAGATCTACAGCTTTGCCTGTATGCTCTTTATCTCCAAAATATATTGTTACAATATTACCTATGGTATGACTGTTTTCTACACAAACCCTCCTGGCTCTTTCAAAACCATTTTCAAGAAAATCCAGATAGAATTCTTCTAGTGTTTCTAAGTATTTCTGCAGCAACAACAGCCTGTCTATTTCCCTTCCCTTGATAATTTTAAGGGAAACAGCTGTATTTGCTAGTTCCCCAGAAAAATCTGACACTTCCTGATTTACATTTATGCCAATGCCAATAATTACATAGTTTATCCTATCCATTTCCCCCTTCATCTCTGTAAGTATTCCACAAACTTTTTTATTATCCACAAGCAAGTCATTGGGCCACTTTACTTTTGCCTCTATATGAAATTCCTTATGGAGAGTTATCTGGAGAGCTGCTGCAGCTAACAAGGATAGCTGGGGGGCATCTCGCGGAGGTATTGAAGGCTTAAGAATAATGGAAAACCATAAGCCTGTCGAAAGTGACTGCCAATATCTGCCCATTCTCCCCTTGCCGAAATTTTGTTTTTCAGCAATTACCAGGGTTCCTTCAGGATAATTCTTCTCTGCAATTCTTTTTGCCTCTTCATTGGTTGATCCTGTTTCATGAAAATGTATTATGTCCCTTGCAAAAAGCTTACACTTAAGTCCTAGCCTGACTTTTTCAGGAGTAACATACTTATTCATATGTAAGAGCCTATATCCCTTACCAAACTGGGACTCAATACTATACCCATCTTCTTTTAAAGAATTAATATGTTTCCATACTGCAGTTCGGGAGATACCGAGCTTAGCACTTATTTCTTGTCCTGAAGTGTATTGCCCATTTAATAATATTTCAAGCAGCTTTGTTTTCACTAATAAGCACCTCAAAAAATATAATATCCTCATCTCATCTAATTGTCAACCCCTATTTAAGCAAGGTTAACCTTTCGTTTAATTTCTTAAAACTTCACCAGCTAGAACTCCTGAGACAATCCCATTATGTAATGCCAGATTGCCATTGACAAAGACACTTTGAACTCCTTTAGAATAACGGGTTGTCTGCTGTCTAGTAGCTTCATCATTTATATTATTAAGGTCAAAAACTGCTATGTCAGCTTTATATCCTTCCAATAGCCGGCCCCTATCAGCTAACCCTAGTCTGCTGGCCGGCATGGCTGTCATTTTATGTATTAGTGTTTCTATGGACAGCAGGCTTTTATTTCGGACATACTGGGCAATGATTCTAGGATAGTTGCCATAAGCCCTTGGATGAATAGCAACACCATTAACCCTAAGTCCAGAGTCACTAGCTATCATGACCTGGGGATGTATTATAGCCCTTTCCATGTCCTCCTCATTTATTGAGTAATAACTGCTGTCACCTAAATCATTGCTAGAAAAATTGTACCCATAAACATCAGCTTTAATGTCTACTCCACTATCTCTGGCTTCTGATAGGAGCTCTAAAATTTCTTCCATTTTACCCCAATTTTTCCTATGGGCAGCTTTTATATGGGAATACTGGACAGGCACCTTGGCCCTAAGGCCTATCTCTATTATCTCTTCAACCGCTGGGATTACCCTATCACCTTCATCTCTAACATGAACTGAAAGAACTCCCCCGTATTCAGCCAGCAAATAACTCAATTCAACAATTTCATCTGTTGTAGCAAAGCTCTGGGGCCAGTATTCCAAAGCAACTGAAAAACCAAAAGCTCCCGCCTGCAGATTTTCTTGCAGCATATCAAGCATTGCCTGCATCTGGGCCCCATTAGGCCTAACATTAGCATTACCTACAACACTGCGTCTTATTTCCCTGTACCCGGAGAACATTCCATAATTGATCCCCATGCCGTTAAGGTTGTCCAATACACTGCCAATTTTCACCTTGGAGTTACCACAATTGCCTCCAATCTGTGTAGTTACCCCTTGCAGTAATATCATTTCTGATCTGCCGTTATTAACCATGTAATCTTCTGTGTGGGTATGTATATCAATAAAACCTGGGGATACAATTTTCCCCCGTGCGTCTATTATCTCACAATTCTTGCCAGCAATTGACCTGGCTATTTTTATTATTCTATCGCCCTTAATGGCTATGTCACCTTCAAAGGGTTGTGAATTAGTTCCATCTATGATTAAACCTTTATGTATTAGATAATCGCACTCCAGGAAATCAATATTGGGCATATTCACTTCAGATGCATGAGCCTGTATTTTTATATCTTTGGGTAAGCACCCTGTTAGGGTAAGCATAGCAGCAAGGGTGCCTGTTCCATAAAGCAAAAAATCTCTCCGATTTATTCTTTGCAATTTCCTCTACTCCCAATAAATAGTATTATTTTATTGGTTTCGACAGAAAATCAATCTTTCCTCCAATTTTTTCATGTTTAATTATA
Coding sequences within:
- a CDS encoding corrinoid protein; the protein is MEIINNIILSLTKGDAGRIMKDIETALEIGLPPEEILKNGLLTAINIVGDKYKKNEIYVPEILLATRAMNAGMKVLEPYLLANKTKPTGRVLIGTIKGDLHDIGKNLVKVTLEREGFEVKDLGKDVSEEEFIRASMDFKPHVIGISTLLTSTMVGLKDVIVALDRAGIRRKVLVMVGGVPITERFAMGIGADIYAYDAGEAASVLKKRLYRAG
- a CDS encoding corrinoid protein, with the protein product MDIFATIQEALQNGDADKTMKYVAAALELDEDPIDILNEGLLTAIDEVGQKFKQNKIFVPDVLLATRAMNAGMEVLKPYLVAARGSEVCGRVLIGTIKGDLHDIGKNLVKVTLEREGFEVRDLGKDVSEEQFVMAYNEFKPHVIGISTLLTSTMGGIRDVINALDEADIRKNVLVMVGGVPVTERFAMRIGADIFAHDAGDAVSLLKNKFNMVN
- a CDS encoding PocR ligand-binding domain-containing protein produces the protein MDSFKGRPELVKILDTYTIATGVSSKAFSIDGEKFYFTRGSRNRSSFCETVQCQDHGLKKCRQSYVYGGLQCEKLGEPYIYFCPYGLVNWAVPIFSGDKMACFITGGPVLMHQVDDLLIMEIINQNPLLKTMKDEIKDQLKGIEVVEPKRVKYLADSLFMLAKGLMSQEITELVKRREINKINERISEKITAIKEDYPSSFQEDNEKLYLFEKERELISKVKLGDKEGAMEVLDDIISFSYFQSASRFELVKLKAIELTVVLARAVIEEGADLEVIFGLEYMHLGYLKVASDINELNLCLTKVLDTFVECPFSLKNVKNRDVIFRAMNFIRNNFNKGIALEDVSNEVGLNASYFSKLFKNETGESYTDYLNRVRVEGSKQLLSQSNFSLVDIAQLVGFNDQSYFTKMFKKVEGVSPGKLRKISPKNQRFY
- a CDS encoding biotin transporter BioY, producing MNVYKITLVAMFASLTAVGAFIKIPIPYLPITLQVFFVFLAGILLGPRLGALSQIVYLTLGLVGLPIFAEGGGLGYVFHPSFGFIIGFVFVSFFVGYFLSGDEKLSSSKTLVVCIIGVIILYIIGVPYMNIILNKVLGIEVTMLQSFMAMATLYLPGDILKVIGVALIAPRIKAAIKP
- a CDS encoding bifunctional biotin--[acetyl-CoA-carboxylase] synthetase/biotin operon repressor produces the protein MKTKLLEILLNGQYTSGQEISAKLGISRTAVWKHINSLKEDGYSIESQFGKGYRLLHMNKYVTPEKVRLGLKCKLFARDIIHFHETGSTNEEAKRIAEKNYPEGTLVIAEKQNFGKGRMGRYWQSLSTGLWFSIILKPSIPPRDAPQLSLLAAAALQITLHKEFHIEAKVKWPNDLLVDNKKVCGILTEMKGEMDRINYVIIGIGINVNQEVSDFSGELANTAVSLKIIKGREIDRLLLLQKYLETLEEFYLDFLENGFERARRVCVENSHTIGNIVTIYFGDKEHTGKAVDLGRDGALILKINNQEISFYGGEVSLKGK
- a CDS encoding N-acyl-D-amino-acid deacylase family protein; its protein translation is MQRINRRDFLLYGTGTLAAMLTLTGCLPKDIKIQAHASEVNMPNIDFLECDYLIHKGLIIDGTNSQPFEGDIAIKGDRIIKIARSIAGKNCEIIDARGKIVSPGFIDIHTHTEDYMVNNGRSEMILLQGVTTQIGGNCGNSKVKIGSVLDNLNGMGINYGMFSGYREIRRSVVGNANVRPNGAQMQAMLDMLQENLQAGAFGFSVALEYWPQSFATTDEIVELSYLLAEYGGVLSVHVRDEGDRVIPAVEEIIEIGLRAKVPVQYSHIKAAHRKNWGKMEEILELLSEARDSGVDIKADVYGYNFSSNDLGDSSYYSINEEDMERAIIHPQVMIASDSGLRVNGVAIHPRAYGNYPRIIAQYVRNKSLLSIETLIHKMTAMPASRLGLADRGRLLEGYKADIAVFDLNNINDEATRQQTTRYSKGVQSVFVNGNLALHNGIVSGVLAGEVLRN